A region of Streptomyces halobius DNA encodes the following proteins:
- a CDS encoding ABC transporter ATP-binding protein — MTESRLTARDLTLAYEERTVVEDLDLDIPHGRVTVIVGPNACGKSTLLRALGRLLKPRRGEVLLDGTALDRTPTRTIAQSIGLLPQTPVAPEAITVADLVARGRQPHQRWWQQWSEEDERAVTGAMDRTDVTALAARPVDELSGGQRQRVWIAMALAQETDLLLLDEPTTYLDISHQVEVLDLVRQLNRERGRTVVAVLHDLNQAARYADHLVAMKAGRIVAQGHPSEIVTVDLVRDVFGLASVVVPDPVTGSPLVVPGSPWQEKAEEASAAADASAAAAVSAEVG; from the coding sequence GTGACCGAGAGCAGGCTGACAGCCCGCGACCTGACCCTGGCCTACGAGGAACGCACGGTTGTCGAGGACCTCGACCTGGACATCCCGCACGGCCGCGTCACCGTCATCGTCGGCCCGAACGCCTGCGGCAAGTCCACGCTGCTGCGTGCCCTCGGACGGCTGCTCAAACCCCGGCGAGGAGAGGTGCTCCTGGACGGTACGGCGCTGGACCGGACACCCACCCGTACGATCGCGCAGTCGATCGGGCTGCTTCCGCAGACGCCGGTCGCGCCGGAGGCGATCACGGTCGCCGATCTCGTCGCGCGCGGCCGCCAGCCGCACCAGCGCTGGTGGCAGCAGTGGTCGGAGGAGGACGAGCGGGCGGTCACCGGCGCCATGGACCGCACCGATGTGACCGCCCTCGCCGCGCGGCCCGTCGATGAACTGTCGGGCGGTCAGCGGCAGCGTGTGTGGATCGCCATGGCGCTTGCGCAGGAGACCGATCTGCTGCTTCTCGACGAGCCCACCACGTACCTGGACATCTCCCACCAGGTGGAGGTGCTGGACCTGGTCCGGCAGCTCAATCGGGAGCGCGGCCGGACGGTTGTCGCGGTGCTCCACGACCTCAACCAGGCGGCGCGGTACGCCGATCACCTGGTGGCGATGAAGGCCGGGCGCATCGTCGCGCAGGGACACCCCTCGGAGATCGTCACGGTGGATCTGGTGCGTGATGTCTTCGGTCTCGCATCGGTTGTCGTACCGGACCCGGTGACCGGCAGCCCGCTGGTCGTCCCCGGCAGCCCCTGGCAAGAGAAAGCCGAGGAAGCCTCCGCCGCAGCAGACGCCTCCGCCGCGGCAGCGGTCTCGGCAGAGGTCGGCTGA
- a CDS encoding FecCD family ABC transporter permease, with product MTSSLIEGRAAGACPDGYGLVRRERASFLVHRRAAVVAGAFAALTAAVCLAYLCLGERYVEPGEVLNALAGRSSTADFVVGELRLPRMVLGLLVGAAFGVGGALIQTVARNPLASPDIIGVSQGASALTIGALTFGVGSFGVLPYFSVAGGVIAAVLVYFFAWRGGLQAARFVLIGIGVAIALRSIVHLFITKGDYLVAHQAQVWLTGSLNGRGWDEAAPLGWTLLALVPCVVWAARAQRNVAFDDDTATSLGVPLQRTRFGLALLGVFLASVATGAAGPVDFVALLAPQIARRLTRTAQIPLLCSALLGALIVVAADLPARLLFAPVELPVGVLTAAVGAPYLIWLIVKDRSIRSRTGGRA from the coding sequence ATGACGTCCTCGCTCATCGAGGGCCGGGCGGCGGGCGCCTGCCCTGACGGGTACGGGCTCGTGAGACGCGAACGCGCCTCCTTCCTCGTCCACAGGCGTGCCGCGGTGGTCGCGGGTGCCTTCGCCGCGCTCACGGCGGCTGTCTGCCTCGCGTATCTCTGCCTCGGTGAGAGGTACGTCGAGCCGGGCGAGGTGCTCAACGCGCTGGCCGGCCGGTCGTCGACGGCCGATTTCGTGGTCGGCGAGCTGCGACTGCCGCGGATGGTCCTGGGGTTGCTGGTCGGTGCCGCCTTTGGGGTCGGGGGTGCCCTCATCCAGACCGTTGCCCGCAATCCACTGGCCAGCCCCGACATCATCGGCGTCTCCCAAGGGGCCAGCGCCCTGACCATCGGCGCCCTGACGTTCGGTGTCGGGTCGTTCGGCGTGCTGCCGTATTTCTCGGTCGCGGGCGGGGTGATCGCCGCGGTGCTCGTCTACTTCTTCGCGTGGCGTGGTGGTCTGCAGGCGGCGCGGTTCGTGCTCATCGGGATCGGTGTCGCCATCGCACTGCGGTCCATCGTCCATCTCTTCATCACCAAGGGCGACTATCTGGTCGCCCATCAGGCACAGGTGTGGCTCACCGGTTCACTCAACGGGCGCGGCTGGGACGAGGCCGCACCGCTCGGCTGGACGCTGCTCGCCCTGGTGCCCTGTGTGGTCTGGGCCGCACGGGCGCAGCGCAACGTCGCCTTCGACGACGACACCGCGACGTCGCTGGGCGTGCCGCTGCAGCGGACGCGGTTCGGGCTGGCGCTGCTGGGCGTCTTCCTCGCGTCGGTGGCGACGGGTGCGGCCGGCCCGGTGGACTTCGTGGCCCTGCTCGCTCCGCAGATCGCCCGCCGGCTGACCCGCACGGCGCAGATCCCGCTGCTGTGCTCGGCGCTGCTCGGTGCGCTGATCGTGGTGGCCGCCGACCTGCCGGCGCGGCTGCTGTTCGCGCCGGTCGAACTGCCCGTGGGTGTCCTGACGGCAGCTGTCGGCGCGCCGTATTTGATCTGGCTCATTGTGAAAGACCGCAGCATCCGCAGCCGTACTGGAGGAAGAGCGTGA